The window TTAACAAAAGACATTGACAGCTGTTGAGCCAATTTGGGAATTCctttgaaacatttatacGAAGAGGGCTTAGATATTAACGACGATAACTAGAAGACAAGCTTAACGCAGCTGTTACAACAAAACTGACGGTAGATCAAGCTGATAAGTTAAAAAATGCGCGAAATCACATTAGAAAAAAGATTATGATAAAGCTGATTTTGACTGTTTTGCTGCCACGGCCTGCTGCTTGTTGTTACAACACCAACGCTACCAACAACTTTCGTTCAACTCAAAAGTAGGATGGTCATTACCAGGcggaaaaaagtttgcttacATCAATAATAcaggtttattttttgataaacgtCGTTTGTTTCTTGTTGCTTTGGTGGACAGGATCCATGAACAGAATCTAAATAGCACACTCACTAAATTATATCAATGCTAAAAGCCTTCTATAAGCCATTGCAAAGATTAgtgattttgaattatttcagGCCATAATCAATTAACTCGTTCGATTCGTTATTAAAACTTCAGAAAATACTTACTTCCAAGAAAAATGTAtagtatatttatatatatatacagtaactATATATAAGTCtgctttttatcaaaatctaGTATCAGCCAACACATGatgtgttttgtttgtcttACATTCAATCAACCCGCCAACATTTATAAccgttttattttatgtcGTTGGTAAAGAGGTCATTTAAGGCGCCGGCTAGATAAGGACTTGTTTGATAAAGCCACATCTCACTGATTGATTAGCGAGGTAAAAATAAGCAACACATTACCCCTATCGATGTGATCTGAAGGTAGCCTGGCCTttagtagtgatttgcaaatGATTCGCCACATGTAAATAGGTCGGGCGCACGTGTGCAGTTGTGCACCTACTCACAGCGTTTATGTAACCCAAACTGCATCAAAACATACTTGTACACTTAAGCcatgaacaaaaagaaactgtAATCGCAGGTAAATCAAAAGAAATACGAAAGTATTTTATTACAGAGATAGAAGGGAATCTCATTCAAGCCACGACTAACCACGTTTCGTCAAGTTTTAACGTCAATCAATCTTCTCTTCTGATCACgcaaaaaggtaaaaaaaaacaaaaaagaaatttcgtAAGAGTGATTTAAGCGCCAGAAAACTCTCATGTGAATCACTGCGAGCTTCGTTACCAACGCAAGGGAACAACAAGAcgttcaaaaataaggacactTAAGGTTGCTAATAGACATCGCCTCTAACAATAActcaattttgttgtttgtttttgaccAGTTCACGCAGTATTTTACGAACAGTGGGCAAACTCACGTACACATTACAATATTGATATCAGCGTATTATTCattgttgcaaaattaaacATCCATTCTACAGTACTTACTAATTGATTATGATTCCGAATACAATACAATAGGCTACAATCTACATAGTACATACAGGAGTTCGAGTTGgtaaaacgcatttaaaaaatCGTTCAGGTCTTGCTCACGTATACACGCCAAAGTAACGTCAGGATCGCATATTgaaaaattatgacgtcataagtccTACTCGTTCAGGCCTCCATACATTGGCATGCATACGTGAACCAGACCCGACGCTGGGATTAAGATCAAACTGGATCAAGTTACAGCGCATCAAACCCGATACGACTCGCTATCTTAAACTTTAGATAAAAGAAACACGATTGAAATTTTAGTCGTAGTacgataaaataaaagaagaTCAATTTCTGAGCGAACCGTAGCCAAAGTCAAGTTTtaccgtttttttttttttaaacaaaagtttcaatgaaaaaaatctaaatcaaGTTATTCTAGGTAACATTGAGCGAAATGATTGATACATCGGTATTGATTTAACCAAAACCAGACTTTGGATAAAATTGAACTTACCCACGCAATCACAGCAATGTCGATAATAATCCCCGAGACACATAGCACATTCAGCACAGCAGGAACAGTTCTTCGCTGGATCACAGTTACATTTTTCCTGGATGAGGCAATAGCTCACGATCGAAGCGCAATGTGCCTTGTTGCAACTAGGATGTTCTTGCGGGTGGGCGAACAACTGAGTTCCCGCCGAAGTTCCTTCAAAGCTTCCGATGATAACCAATGTTGTGACAACTGTTACTGATGCAAACATATTTGAAATATCGTCACCTAATACCTGCTTTAACAAAAACGAAACACAAAGTTATCTTTGGAAAACATCGAACCAGCTCGAAGATTTCTCTTTGATGTTACAACAACCACAATTTAACTGCTAAATGCAGAGTGACAAAGCTTTTTACATCTTTACTTTAAACCTTTTTTCTTCATCGGATGGAATAAGATTTTCTTTGATAAACGGTTACTAAAACCTGTTGCTGTTAAAATCTGTTGTTGTTGCTAAAACCTGTTGCTATCAAAAGGATTTCCATTTTTCTAACTTCCTGTGTGAGTTTGACTTTCGCATACCAGGTGTATATTGTTTCTTCGTTCTTAGCATATAAAAATCGTTTTTAGATTAATATCTAGATTGGACAGATATGTACACACTAGCGTCTATAACTTTACATAGCGTTAGACAAACTCTGCAGACTGTTCCATAAAAGAGTAATTTAATCAAACGTCAGATATCACTAACTAAACACTCGTCTGCTCGTGTCCGGTGAGTCATTGTTCAGGCTGTCCTAAAATTTATCAACGATACAGCGGGGCGTCGGACATCTTCTATTGAGTTTGAAACATTTCCTATATTTAATGAACGTTCCCACTCTATATTGGCATACCTGTATCAGCCCGGAATGCGTTTATCTCGATCTATGCTGGTTATATCAATTCATTTTTATCAACCTTTTGCCAATGTTATAAagagaaaaattgaaacttgcCAGAAAGTATCAGTTCTGTTTAGTTTCAGGCTCTCAACTAAATTTGCTGCTAATATATCTATAAATTAGCGGATCATTAAATTTGGTTGGTTTCTTATCGAGATGCGATACTGTACTTTTGTGCAAAACATTCCTTGACATTTATAAAAAGTTGTCTTAATAAGCCAATttgtacaataaaattttcaaaggTTGTTTCGTAAAACAATTGATGACGAAGATAAGTAATGATTTACTGGGTTCTCTTCAAACATCGCTATTCTAAAATGAAGCAATATGATATCAGCtcaatgtaaaatatttcctacaaacagcttatTAACATCGTATTATCATACTTTGCTGTAAACACAATAACATTGTTATTCTATTTCTGTGCTTGGCGTTTAACCAAAGCAGTATTACAAGgtcaaaaaacgaaaaattgaCTGAGGCAAAACCGTCTCCACCAGGCAAAGTTgctaaataataataacaccTTTCTCCCtatctctctctctctctctttctcTTACTCTGTCTTATGAATCGGCCTCCCACAAGCGAAGTTTAAGACATTACTTGTTACATTGTCCGACAATATTGGCGTGTAATCTCGCGTAATAACTAGCTTCTTTTGCGAGAAATGTGACCAGTAAATTTCAATAGGTGCCCGACGAAGAAAAAACTTGTATAAATACTGGAAGTAAAATCTGGTTTTTCAGACTAAAAGAAATCACTGAAATTTTACTATAAGCTTTGTTGTTTGATTGCGCACACAATCTCCGTTATAAAGAAATATGCCCATAAGTGCACGAAATTTTTGGAGACGTATATTTTTTGATATGCACTGAAACGATACTGTTACAATCAAGTTATAGTTACAGCATATCATTAACTGTTCTTTGTCAGAAACAGCATTTTAGACAATCGATTAAGGCTTCTTCAGCGGTATGGCTTAATAAAATGCCAACTGCTTCTTCTGTGTCCCGAGAGAGTTCCCTTGCTGATGGCTAATAATAAAGTAGTAACTTAATGATCATGACAGTTTATACATTTGGGCTATTTGAGCGCGGGTCCCTTTTTTAACGAGTTGCCAGACCTGCCTGATGGGGCAatacatcaaaataaaactaactCGGCGAATGTAACGAGAAACAAGtagtaaaacaaacaacttaacAAGAACCAGACTTCGAGGTGTCTTCGCATCTACTCAACCTCGAAGGGAAATAATAACTTTCTGATCAGTTTACGTCACAAAATCAAAACGAGACTCTCTGAGGATTACATAATGATTTTCACGTCGGACGTGTGTGACTGATGAAGATTTACTTCAAGGCTTTAAGCTATAAACCGCACTAAATTTCAAGTGATTTGAATTTGTTGGGGTTTTCCAGAACGGAGGGCTGTCAAAGTAAACgttatgtttattttgaaatcgctACAAACTATAAAATTGTTCTGACATAAGGATAAATATGTCGAAAGGAGACGGTTGTAATCCGGATAAAAACACTAATCGTATTTATCTGTATTGTGTACTATACCCATTATTCCAACGTCAAAACCGTTCTGATTTGAAACTATTTTTGAATCTTGATAGCacttgacaaaaatattttcgaacCCAGATGTGTATCCGGATTGCAGATAacacaaaacacttttgtttAGTGGTATATCGGAAGAATTTAAAAGGTTTTGGCCAAATTCGTACTTCAAGATTTTAAATACTTTCCCTAGTCCTCTCCTGTCATGATACACACAAGTACACTTGTGTATAGAATAtcttttattacaaaacaattcATTTCGCTACTATAGTAGGCCATACAAGTGGATCATTCCAAAACAGGATTGGATTTCGGATATCTTTCCCGATAAAGTTTTGAATCAGTGTTTGATAATTTTAGTAACTGTCGAATTTGATCAGAATCACTTAATTTCTGTTCTTGTGCCACCCTGGAATATAGGCTGTATGATCCCGCCATCTCATCCGTTTAGCGACATGTCTGTAGCTATAGTTGGCCTATCATTATCACAAGATGATACAAAATGAATATTATAGACTGTATTATAATTGCTGTTGGCAAGGAAGTGACAAGTTACTTTTTTGTGTAATATTGGGCTACCAAATCGATcaagattttttaaaagtatgaATATTCTGAAGTTAAATGTACACAACCAGTTATAGGgctaaaatttaaagaaaccaatttgtgtttttttgtcgttaaacatgataaaattttgtttattgccGTTTCTTTCGTTCAATAAAATCGAGTTTGAAGAATACTAATCAAGTTTAGTAAGTGCTTTTTTCAATGAAAGTAATGATTGGTAAGTGGCAGCAACACATTCACAGATTTTATGAAAGCCCCAACCACTTTGATTGTTCACTAGCATAGACCAACCAAATCTTGAGCAAAGCTCCCTTTTTCTTTAAGTTAATTTCCACAGTTGCATTACAAACATAAAGTATCATATAGCTTAGTTAGGCCTTAAGCATCCCTTACGTTTCAAATACAAATATCACATATTATTCCCAAACCGCTGTTTGTGAAACGAAAGTCTTAAGTTTATCGAAAGCTTAGTAGAAGCGGTTCTAGAAATGCGATTTAATTGAAAGGAATAGTCAGACTGTAAAAAGCTTATAAATCAGGCCAGGCGTGAATGTGATCACCCCCGGTACACTAGTTCAAGTGTTTTTTTCACCTACATCTTCAAAATATATCGGCAAATTTGTAACTACTTATCTTTGGAATGTTCTGTTAGAATTAGATGCTATAGGTTTAAGCATCGTCGACTGAATTCATTGAAACCGTAAGGCCGGAAAAGCTAACTTGAATTCCTCACGATTTTGCGGCTCAACTTGAGAACTTTGCCGACAAACTGATATTTCGCCAACAAGAACGATACGACGAAAGCCTTTCATCAATAAAACCCTTAACCTGCGATCCGTATCTTTGTTCATGCGCTAAGCTGATAATCAGAAGGGTAACTTTATGCTTTATGTCGCGTGACTATGTTTTGCCTGCAAAGAATGGCAAATAAACGACACTCAAACCTGCGGTAATTTGCGGCTTTCAACGGATATTCTTGACTTCCCCGCTTTTACCAGCTTTGTTGTTATAGCTTCTGATTCGGGAGAGAAATGTGAGGGAGTTCTCAAACCCCTGTTTTTTGGGGGGAGCCAGCAGATTAGCTTTTAACCTACCTGACAAGCATTTCCCACCATTACTTTAAGCAAATAATACACTAAAGTCGCATTTTTGATCTTTTCAAACACGATGCAGCACTTATTAAATCGTCCACAACCAAAAGCTTATGTGACATGGCCTcatagttttgtatttttaatttaagttaGCGTTTGATCCATTTTAGaattttcgttttcttcaTAAAACAGACTAAGTTATACCGATCACATACAAACACTGAGTACCCGCTGTGCATTGCACAATGACCTaagattttgcaaaagaaCAGTAAAGAAATAAGGACTTAGAAATAATACGGCCACCTCGGAGTTTGTATGTTTACGAGCATACTAGAGCAAGCTCAGCAACTTAATCCTTGTATGTCGCGCAGATCCAAGCTCACCACATGAAACCAAGCCGGCAAACTCCACtccttaaaataaaatgcttttgGCATGTCTTTAATCCTTCCTGTCTATACTTCGCCCAGCTAGGCAAACAGAACAATACAACTTGGCATGCAGGTTCCTGCAGACTTACATGTCGAATATGCCGGCGGGTTTGGCAGCAATAGAGCCCTGCAATCTGCTAATCGCCTAATTTACCGGTTCAAGTCAATGGAccgcaaaaaaaacaaagttcgCGAAAAACCTACTCGTAAAAATCGGTAATATTTTGTATTGCGTGGTTTTCCTGTGTAATTccactttacattttttttcatagaaAACTTTTCGAAACACTTTGACCTACGGAGTTGCATGATACAGAACagcaaaacatttcattttgaagATGACGGAAAATCATGTCGACTTCGAAACATATAGTTTCATTTATTAGCAAATATCAAACGGGCAGTGCAAAAGTTGTTTGTACGCAAAGTTTATTGCGAAACGTTCACACAATTAGTGGTCGTTGGAGTTGACGACGGAACGGGAGAACCGGTAGATTGCAGAGATGGGGCGAGCTGACTCCTGTCCGATGACGCAGACTTTCCTGGAGGATGAGCGTGGAGAACCTGAACGGTTTGAAGTTTTCCTCCAGACATTATCTGAAGGGTTTGCGGGCTTCCTTGTATCACCTGAAAAGATGTTTTGTTTAGGAATGCACTCGACGACGATTAACACTTTCACGAAAATTCTGCTGGTGGTTACGTAAAATGTTGTTTCTACCACCCAGAACGTGTTGTTTTAAGTTGCCGAATCCGCCAGATTTAAAGGTTAAACCGGgagaaaatgcaacaaaacacTAAAAAAGCTATGCTCTGTCAAATGCCGGAAAATGTATCCCAATTTATGAAGATAAATGGTGGAACACGAAACAAATAGGGGTATCGTAACTACGTACTTGTAACAAAAAAGTGACACTCCAATACTGTTTTAAGACATAACTAAATTATCCCAGAAATAACTAGTCTAACACCTGAATATTTTGCGGGATTACAACGTTATTATTCATCAGTTGAGTTTGGCCTTTAGAGCCCTTGGTGACGAAGGGTCCAGTTTCCTGACGTCGAATAACGTGAACGACTGATGACGGTGACGTTTCGCCGATATCGTTGCGGTTTGGGTGGCGATTAAAAACAGCTTCCCCTTTGCTATTGGCGCTAATGTGAACTGTATTGGGTGTATTTTTTGACGCTAAGATGTTCCTAACCGTCTCGGGTACAGCAACAGCTGGCAAAGAACTGTTCTTAGTCACTGTTGTATGTACAGGTCTGTTGTGTGTTGTTGATGAAAGGTTCGTGACCATCGCTGAAGGAGAACTAATTCTCCCCTCCGGCTGGGTGGTGATGTTGATTACCCGTGACCCTTGGGGCCTGGGACTGATTGAAGGTGATTTCCCGCCCACTACCAAAGGCTGATGAACTATTTTGATAGAACGGTTAGAAACAGCAGACAATTGTTTTGACAATCGCCGAAGCGTTTCCATCGTTAAGATTTGCTGCTTTGTGTTGGGCTGCATGCGTTGTGCATTGGCGAAAGTGGAAGGTTCCGAGCGTACAAGCTCGGCACTCGGTGTTTGCTGGTCGCTACCACTCGGTTTCAGTATCAGCTTTAAACCGCCTTGGCCTTGTTGTTGATGAACGACGCTGATTGATTTACTTTCAGGATTAACGCTTTGGTTTTTGTTGGGTATCACCAATTCACTTGGCACCAGTGGTGCTGAGGTTTTTGATAATTTCCTTGTCATCtccaaaaattgtttttgtgttaacTGAATTGTTCTAGTTCCTGACTTAGCTGGTGTGCTGGTAGTCACTTGCGTGTTAATTTTTCCTAGTTCTAgcaatgtttgtttctttttcgaCCTTTTCTTTGACGGTGCTTTCGTATTGAGAGGTTTAATGTTGCCTTCCTGGACAACAAGTGAGGGAATTAAGTTCGGCAAGGGATAAGCTTCCTGTGAACTTGTGGGCAGGTTTTCAACTTTTATAATATCTTGAGACTGTTCCTTGGTAATATCAGACATGGTTTTCTCTGTAGAAatatatcataaaaatttcttttaccATCTGAGTTAAACGTAAAGGGAATGCTAACACATACTTTTTAAACCTAATTCCATACAGCATATCCCTACATATACACCCACGTAAAACTGCATTTGGGGTATGACGGTTTTGAATTTTAGATTAACAAGAAGTTAATATTACTTATTTAAACAACCATCTCAACTGTGTTACCTTTGGATCTTGTTACATTTCCACAAGTATTTTGAACAGAACATGTCGATGCTGTTGATTTTCtgcacaataaaaataaattcagtaAGGAAATTGTTGATATAAAGTCAGTAAACTAAGcgttaaacttttaaaattctcTTAGTTAATGAAAAGATTATGTAAGTGCAAtcagaaaatttaacaacggGAAAGTGGCAACAATAACGCACTTTGCAGTGGAATCGTCTGTTTTTCCTTTACTTTTCTTTGAAGCTTTCTTTTTCCTCGGAGTCTCCAACTGTTGTAGATGAATACGTTCTGAAAACAGCTCAAACATGTAATTTAATCAAATCTACGCTTtctttatatttaaaacagaTTAGCTGCTTAATATTTTACACCACTGGAGCACTGCTGGCATATTTAAAACACTGCAGACATCAAATCACCTAGGTCATGTACAGTGCGGTCACCATGCAGATAAACCCACAGGCGAAGTGAAGCGTCAAACCTGACACAAGGGTCTGCTTCATAATGTAGCCGATCCAAAGCACCGCTGACAGCAGCATTTATCTGAAATGTTTCGCATTTGTAGTTGCAGTTGCAGTTTATACCGGTATTTACCgaacaaagttaataaattaaaatgttaactACATCAAATTACAAAACTGCATTTTAACTTTAGTACtaggtttttaaatttttgtgccATAAAGCTTAGCAGGAAACTGTATGTAAGAAATTCAGACAAATGAATGCAGGAATTTATCAATAAAACATATATCGAGTTGTGTCAATGCTCAGACacaaaatacacattttacaGATACCTGGGTATCGGTAACCACAGGAGCAAGATACTGGGAGTCTTTAATGAAACTGCACACAGTGGCACGTGTTCCTTTTCCATCTGGCAGCCTTGCAACAGCATCACGAGTTAATGCAAGCAATGTCACTTCTGGAGGTCTTTCGGATTTCAACAAGCAATGCTCTCTAGCAACTCTGCCTTCCTTTGTGGGGCCGCTGCTTCctaaaaaatatacattttggGGACACGTGGTAATTTATATTTCCACCACAGGTTGCTGATGCACTAAACTTATATTCGATCCACTATTTGAGGAAGCATGGTTTTGAGACAGAAGAAAGATGTCAAATAAATTCTGACAGTGTACCAATACATGCAAAAGTAACCACAGAATTTTTttgattcaaaattttaaacttgtaTAAAGTTTGATAAACCGAATAAATGTGTTCTGTTTTAAtctaattttatatataaatagTTTTTTTCTGGATCTCTCTGCAGTCAAGGATGGATCTGATGACGATCTTGTAGTCGTATAACAATGTtctcaataaaaatttaacaaagttaATGAATCAATccgaatgttttttgtttagaaatgtaaacaaaattcAGAATGATTCAAGAACTTTGCTCAGTTTTCGTTGTGTTTTGCTTTGATTCAACTTTTGGAGCTTGTGCATTTatgcaacaaatttatttctgaACAGCAATTTGTCTGATTTTGGGACGTGGTTTTGTCATGCAAAGAATTCTGCACATTCAGAAAACAAAGACCAGTACTTGATGATCATTAAGTATGAATTTCAAGTCTTATATGATACCTTTAACAGGTGGTACAGCATGGCGTTTGCCATTAATGGTGTAGACAAATGCTTGGTGAGAATACATGAAACGTCTTCTTTCCTGAGCGTGAAACGAATTGCTATCTAACTCTTCTGTTGGTTTAAGATCTTGAGATGTTTCAACAACCTATGCCAACataacaacatttttcattaaGTTTTACTCACATGTGGAAACAAATTTTAGATTTTGAAAGTCTAAAAATTGGTAGGGCCACAGAAACACCGACATTGATTTGTTATGTATGACGCTGTACATTCCGAGTCACAATCAGCTTCATAGTTAAGATGAAAGAAAAACACGTACCTCTTGCAACCACATCTGGCATAAAGTTCGGAGAAATTTAGCTTCTTGGGTGATCTCCAATTTAGTTCCTTTCCAAATCCACTTATCGTCAACAAACTGAACAATTGCTTCATATTCAATTGCATTGGCATCTAAAATAGAATATTtaatacataaaaaacaataatatcaTTATATGCAGCAAGGTCATTGGTTATGGCATATCATAGGCTGATTTAATACAAGACAAAAGCTGAACAGACACTTATTGAAATCACAAGTCAAGAAGAACAACCTTGATGTTTTATCTGCATGTATTTTAAAGCGGAATCAGCTAAACTGTACCAGTCTGGTCGTGTTATTGTCCACTCACAATGAGATGCCTCAGCTGACGTAAGCCAATCagataaaagtaattttatctgttttaaaacaacatatttAAAATGAGTACTTTAAAATTATTAGTACCAAAAAACACTTTCAAGAACTTTGCACCAAGCTAAAAACTAATTAAGATGTGGTCTATCTTACTCACACAAATAGTCACATCTGCAAGTACAGTAATAAGAGACCTCAGCTGTATTTAACATATGACATATAAAGACTACCGCAGAGATGTTTAAGTTTTaggaataaaatattttttacttttttcattaGTAGTCTCTCGCCTCATAATTACATTGACTATAGGTAATACTTTAGATTTAAAATCCACTACTCACAGCAGAGAGGGATTTATCCGAGGATAAGAGCAAAACATCTTTgataagtgcaaaataacaaGAAGGAAGGATCTTTGTTTTCACACTGCAATAAAATCTGCATGTTGAATCCTCGCAAGAATGGTTACATTTGAATAACAAAGTGCATTGCATTCGTTTACCTCAAATCTCGCAGTTGTTTTGCTTCTTTCGTCAAGTTAACTGAAGATGGGCTACAATGAATTTTACTTCCATTAACTGCATAATTATGCTTCTTTTTTAACTTCTTTTGTTTGGCCAACTTCAGTGTTTCTTCACGCTTCCGCTTTTTGGCCAAAATACCTATAATTAAGTTAcacaaataaaagaaaaatcattACACAATCGATATTAGATAAATGCTACTAAAGCTGAAAAAGGCCAGCCAGATTTCATCCCTAGAGCAGCTTAAGGTGTGTTTATCAACACCAAAGCAATtcaattcttttttgttttataagtGTTGTATCCGTccaaaaaattaccaaaattgaATAACTGTCTTTTGAGTAATGTTGCTAATggacaaaaaaaaaagaaaatatgtcTTTGGTGAAGGTAATAATCGGGTGTATAGATGTTATTGTAGCATTGGCATATCATGATAACTTTTTCAATATTACAACTAAAAATACATACCGGGAAGCTTCTTTGTACTTCCAAAAGTCCTAGTGACTACATCTGACAACCTTATTCCACTGATATCAAGGTCTGGTGAAACCTAAAACATACAATTTGAAAGTGTGTTTGTTGCGAAGAGGTTTCACTCTGCATGAAAACTGTTTGTGGAAAGCAACCtaagttacaaaacaaaagataataaaacaaaatcactAATCAGTCTACTCTTCTTTTGAAgctaaattaataaaacacaGATAAAGCCCTCGCTTATGCAGGTTAAATGTCATCAAGTACTTTCCAACATACAGGCTGATGTGTTTGCAGACACAAATTAAGTCCATGACCAGGTTAAGATCTTT of the Clavelina lepadiformis chromosome 7, kaClaLepa1.1, whole genome shotgun sequence genome contains:
- the LOC143464887 gene encoding nuclear factor related to kappa-B-binding protein-like isoform X3, with product MLPQSLSEDEKNDTVRTLLSGGNLSAFLTDDSSGNPLDEMIEKMENGYFSPETYQVRKGQRRSLKAKQKFSMAQYYHELLKEIIVSRQCHLAATAYPQLLRLSKSSAISLESMSDLQHDMKLQETSAQMYSNVISEVKQEILATTSYSAADLVSSDEDEDSVPVSKVSKNKLTSTYTMSSHRFKQMLLQHKRRRDANVVSPDLDISGIRLSDVVTRTFGSTKKLPGILAKKRKREETLKLAKQKKLKKKHNYAVNGSKIHCSPSSVNLTKEAKQLRDLSVKTKILPSCYFALIKDVLLLSSDKSLSAIKLLLSDWLTSAEASHCEWTITRPDWYSLADSALKYMQIKHQDANAIEYEAIVQFVDDKWIWKGTKLEITQEAKFLRTLCQMWLQEVVETSQDLKPTEELDSNSFHAQERRRFMYSHQAFVYTINGKRHAVPPVKGSSGPTKEGRVAREHCLLKSERPPEVTLLALTRDAVARLPDGKGTRATVCSFIKDSQYLAPVVTDTQINAAVSGALDRLHYEADPCVRFDASLRLWVYLHGDRTVHDLERIHLQQLETPRKKKASKKSKGKTDDSTAKKSTASTCSVQNTCGNVTRSKEKTMSDITKEQSQDIIKVENLPTSSQEAYPLPNLIPSLVVQEGNIKPLNTKAPSKKRSKKKQTLLELGKINTQVTTSTPAKSGTRTIQLTQKQFLEMTRKLSKTSAPLVPSELVIPNKNQSVNPESKSISVVHQQQGQGGLKLILKPSGSDQQTPSAELVRSEPSTFANAQRMQPNTKQQILTMETLRRLSKQLSAVSNRSIKIVHQPLVVGGKSPSISPRPQGSRVINITTQPEGRISSPSAMVTNLSSTTHNRPVHTTVTKNSSLPAVAVPETVRNILASKNTPNTVHISANSKGEAVFNRHPNRNDIGETSPSSVVHVIRRQETGPFVTKGSKGQTQLMNNNVVIPQNIQVIQGSPQTLQIMSGGKLQTVQVLHAHPPGKSASSDRSQLAPSLQSTGSPVPSSTPTTTNCVNVSQ
- the LOC143464887 gene encoding nuclear factor related to kappa-B-binding protein-like isoform X1 — translated: MTSEVIVDGEVIPLPPAIVENDSLRSRVCKCANSSVQPCILKEVLSVDVWDSLTDEHKSGLHEMLPQSLSEDEKNDTVRTLLSGGNLSAFLTDDSSGNPLDEMIEKMENGYFSPETYQVRKGQRRSLKAKQKFSMAQYYHELLKEIIVSRQCHLAATAYPQLLRLSKSSAISLESMSDLQHDMKLQETSAQMYSNVISEVKQEILATTSYSAADLVSSDEDEDSVPVSKVSKNKLTSTYTMSSHRFKQMLLQHKRRRDANVVSPDLDISGIRLSDVVTRTFGSTKKLPGILAKKRKREETLKLAKQKKLKKKHNYAVNGSKIHCSPSSVNLTKEAKQLRDLSVKTKILPSCYFALIKDVLLLSSDKSLSAIKLLLSDWLTSAEASHCEWTITRPDWYSLADSALKYMQIKHQDANAIEYEAIVQFVDDKWIWKGTKLEITQEAKFLRTLCQMWLQEVVETSQDLKPTEELDSNSFHAQERRRFMYSHQAFVYTINGKRHAVPPVKGSSGPTKEGRVAREHCLLKSERPPEVTLLALTRDAVARLPDGKGTRATVCSFIKDSQYLAPVVTDTQINAAVSGALDRLHYEADPCVRFDASLRLWVYLHGDRTVHDLERIHLQQLETPRKKKASKKSKGKTDDSTAKKSTASTCSVQNTCGNVTRSKEKTMSDITKEQSQDIIKVENLPTSSQEAYPLPNLIPSLVVQEGNIKPLNTKAPSKKRSKKKQTLLELGKINTQVTTSTPAKSGTRTIQLTQKQFLEMTRKLSKTSAPLVPSELVIPNKNQSVNPESKSISVVHQQQGQGGLKLILKPSGSDQQTPSAELVRSEPSTFANAQRMQPNTKQQILTMETLRRLSKQLSAVSNRSIKIVHQPLVVGGKSPSISPRPQGSRVINITTQPEGRISSPSAMVTNLSSTTHNRPVHTTVTKNSSLPAVAVPETVRNILASKNTPNTVHISANSKGEAVFNRHPNRNDIGETSPSSVVHVIRRQETGPFVTKGSKGQTQLMNNNVVIPQNIQVIQGSPQTLQIMSGGKLQTVQVLHAHPPGKSASSDRSQLAPSLQSTGSPVPSSTPTTTNCVNVSQ
- the LOC143464887 gene encoding nuclear factor related to kappa-B-binding protein-like isoform X2 → MTSEVIVDGEVIPLPPAIVENPCILKEVLSVDVWDSLTDEHKSGLHEMLPQSLSEDEKNDTVRTLLSGGNLSAFLTDDSSGNPLDEMIEKMENGYFSPETYQVRKGQRRSLKAKQKFSMAQYYHELLKEIIVSRQCHLAATAYPQLLRLSKSSAISLESMSDLQHDMKLQETSAQMYSNVISEVKQEILATTSYSAADLVSSDEDEDSVPVSKVSKNKLTSTYTMSSHRFKQMLLQHKRRRDANVVSPDLDISGIRLSDVVTRTFGSTKKLPGILAKKRKREETLKLAKQKKLKKKHNYAVNGSKIHCSPSSVNLTKEAKQLRDLSVKTKILPSCYFALIKDVLLLSSDKSLSAIKLLLSDWLTSAEASHCEWTITRPDWYSLADSALKYMQIKHQDANAIEYEAIVQFVDDKWIWKGTKLEITQEAKFLRTLCQMWLQEVVETSQDLKPTEELDSNSFHAQERRRFMYSHQAFVYTINGKRHAVPPVKGSSGPTKEGRVAREHCLLKSERPPEVTLLALTRDAVARLPDGKGTRATVCSFIKDSQYLAPVVTDTQINAAVSGALDRLHYEADPCVRFDASLRLWVYLHGDRTVHDLERIHLQQLETPRKKKASKKSKGKTDDSTAKKSTASTCSVQNTCGNVTRSKEKTMSDITKEQSQDIIKVENLPTSSQEAYPLPNLIPSLVVQEGNIKPLNTKAPSKKRSKKKQTLLELGKINTQVTTSTPAKSGTRTIQLTQKQFLEMTRKLSKTSAPLVPSELVIPNKNQSVNPESKSISVVHQQQGQGGLKLILKPSGSDQQTPSAELVRSEPSTFANAQRMQPNTKQQILTMETLRRLSKQLSAVSNRSIKIVHQPLVVGGKSPSISPRPQGSRVINITTQPEGRISSPSAMVTNLSSTTHNRPVHTTVTKNSSLPAVAVPETVRNILASKNTPNTVHISANSKGEAVFNRHPNRNDIGETSPSSVVHVIRRQETGPFVTKGSKGQTQLMNNNVVIPQNIQVIQGSPQTLQIMSGGKLQTVQVLHAHPPGKSASSDRSQLAPSLQSTGSPVPSSTPTTTNCVNVSQ